The stretch of DNA AGAGCTTTAAAGTAACGGCAGTTTACACTGGACAAGAAGGTATTGATCAAGCTTTGTCAGGTAAATTTAAAGCGGTAATTTTAGATATTATGCTACCTGATATAAATGGTATCGATGTTCTAAAAAATATTCGCCAAGCGATTAATATTCCTGTCATTATGTTAACAGCAAAAGGTGATAACATTGATCGAGTATTAGGATTAGAGTTAGGCGCCGATGATTATGTTCCTAAACCTTGTTATCCACGAGAGCTGCTAGCACGATTAAGAGCAGTATTAAGGCGTGTTGATGAGCAGGCTGCTCAAAGTCAAGGTGAAGCAAATAGTAAAAAATATGAACTACATAATTTAGTGCTTGATATCCCACAGCGGCAGTGTCGTTGGAATGATGTCGTCATTGAATTAACATCAACAGAATTCAACTTGCTTGCTTTATTAGTTAAGAATCAAGATCGAGTTGTAACTAAAGAAGAACTTTCTGAAGTTGGTTTAGGCCGAGCAAGGGAACTTTATGATCGAAGTGTTGATGTTCATATTAGTAATATTCGTCAAAAATTACATCAGCTGACCAAAGATGCTGTAACGATTGAGACAATAAGAGCCGTTGGTTATAGAATTAGATAGTGACATTGATGAATCGACGCCTGTTTTGGAAAATCCTTATAATTTTCTGGGGGATTTTCTATCTCACTTTTCAGCTCACATGGATTGGATTTACGTTTTATCTTGAAAGTCGTGAACCACGAACGTATTACCATATCCCGACGAAAGTTGAAATGATTGCACAATTAGTGCAAATATCAGGTGAGCAAGAGGCGACTAATTTTATCACCCATTTATCTGAGCCTGAGCGCGGATGCTTTTTTATTACATTATTTAATTCACAAGATGAGCATCTAGCGTTAACGTCTGACACAATGAATGACAGCTCATTCATTTATCAAAAAACAGCCATAGCGCCCGATGGGCTGACATATTTAATTTCTTACCAAGACAATGATAAAAGTTATGGTAAAGGTATTATATTTAATATGCCTGTTCCGATGTTTTTGATGGGTATTGCTGGTGGTTTATTTTTCAGCCTCTTTTTAGCTTGGAACTTAACTCGCCCAATGAAGCTACTAAGAGAAGGTTTCTATCGGGTATCACAAGGCGACCTATCAGTAAGGCTTTTTGATAAGCTTAAAAAGCGCCATGATGAGTTAAGTGAGTTAGCACTAGATTTTGACTCAATGGTTGAACAACTCAATATTCTCATTTCCGACCGACAAGCGTTATTGCATGATGTTTCCCATGAGCTGCGAACTCCTTTAGCTCGTTTACAACTGGCGATTGGACTTGCTCAACAAAATAAACAAAACATTGATAATTCATTGCAGCGTATTGAACTCGAATCACAACGCTTAGATACGCTAATTGGTGAAATATTAAATTACTCTCGAACAGAAATCAGTATTCCGCTTGATGAATATTTTGATCTTAAAGACTTAATTACCGTGGTTGTTGATGATGCCAAATATGAAGCAACCCCGCAGGGCATTATTATTAATTTCACATCAGCCCCTTTGATCCATACTATAATCAAAGGTAATTCCGAGCAGATCCGCCGCGCAGTTGAAAATATTATTCGTAATGCGATCCGTTTTTCTGAATCAGGGCAGCAAATTGATTTAGTATTAAAAGAGAGTGGTCGCTACTTACAAATTGATGTCAGCGATAATGGGCCGGGCGTTGAAGAGCATAAATTATCGAGTATATTTGAACCTTTTGTTCGCATCCAGTCACCTCAATTAGGCAAAGGGTATGGTTTAGGACTTGCTATCGCAAGAAAGATCATCATTATGCATAATGGTACCACACAGGCGCGTAACAAAGCATCTGGTGGTTTAATTATGACAATCAAGCTTCCTTACTGGCGAGCTTAAATATTAATAACAATCTTTACTTACATCAAGTACATATTCTTGCAATAGAGCCTTCAATTTAATTTTATTGTGACCAGCAAAATTTAATTTAGATATTATCGCTTTATCATCTTGTTGTAAGATATGTTTATATTGCTGAAGATAGTTTTTTGCAATTGGTTTATAAGACCAATGCCACTCTTCGGGATTATAGCCACCCTCTCGGCCCTCACTAAACGGCTGACAAAATCCATATTTTGGCATGTTTTCTAGTAGCCATTGATATAAAATCTCCCCTTGCTTTGTACTGCGAAAATAGTCTGAAGAGACACTTGTAATATCAACATCTGTTCCCCAATGATGCCTTGAACTTCCTGGCATTGATGAGTATTTTAAAATATCTTTCGCTGTATCTTGCTCATTTTTTAACTTAGGAAAAAGGGTGTCCCACTTACGCTGCCAAATGCCATTTTGATAATTATAGTTGCGTGTCGCACTGACAATAATAAATGGATTATTCGGATATTGCTTTTTAAAGTCATGGTAGGCTTTTATAAGTTGCTCTGTCGGTTCTTTTTGTAGATACATACCAGATTTATTGACTGGCAGTACAGTACTATCAAGTGCAACAAACTCTTGATCTAATTTTTCATTAAATTGACCAATTAATTTTTCGAGTGGGATTGTATTTGCCATAGTGATAAACGGTAACACCATTAAAATTAATAAACTGTATTTTTTCATGCGATCTAAGACGTAATTATTCGAATATTATTAGCCAGATGGATTGTAAAACAGTATAATCCTTCCTCAATTTTTGTCATATATTTTTTCGCCATAATGTGTAAAAACGAGGCCTTATGTCTACAAATACTTTAGATAATGCTCAACTTGAGCCATGTCATTTACCATCAGCTAATGATAGTTCATCAGATAAAGTCAATTTATTGGATTTTACTCGCCCACAATTGAGAGAGTTCTTTAAAAATATGGGTGAGAAACCGTTTCGTGCAGATCAAGTCATGAAATGGATGTATCACTTTGGTTACGATGATTTTGAGTTAATGACTGATATTAACAAAACATTACGTGATAAACTTAAAACCATCGCTGAAATTAAAGCGCCAGAAGTTGCGCAAGAGCAGCGCTCATCTGATGGTACGATTAAATGGGCATTAGATGTTGGCAATAATCAGCTAATTGAATGCGTTTATATTCCTGAGCGTGATAGGGCAACCTTATGTGTATCTTCACAAGTCGGGTGTGCACTTGCATGTAAATTTTGTTCAACGGCTCAGCAAGGATTTAACCGTAATTTGCGTGTTGCAGAAATTATAGGACAAGTATGGCGAGCCTCAAAAATTATTGGTGTTACAGGTAAACTCATTGACCGCCCAATTACCAATGTGGTTATGATGGGAATGGGGGAACCACTGCTTAATTTATCTAACGTTGTTCCAGCTATGGAAATTATGCTAGATGATTTTGCTTATGGATTATCAAAACGTCGCGTCACATTGTCGACGTCAGGTGTTGTACCTGCTTTAGATAAAATGGCTGGCATGATCGACGTTGCACTTGCTATTTCGCTACATGCCCCAAATGATGAAATTCGTAGTCAAATTATGCCAATTAATGATAAATATAATATGGCGACTTTGCGTGATTCTATTCATCGTTACCTTGCGGTATCTAATGCTAATCATGGTAAAGTAACTATCGAGTATGTACTACTTAATCAGGTTAATGACGGCGTTGAACATGCGCATCAGCTTGCACAGTTTTTAAAAAATACCCCATGTAAGATTAACTTAATTCCATGGAATCCATTTCCTGGTGCGCCATATTCACGAAGTTCTAATACCCGTATTGATCGGTTTATGAAAACATTAATGGAATATGGTTTCACTGTAATTGTACGTAAAACGCGTGGTGATGATATTGATGCAGCTTGTGGACAGCTAGCTGGCGATGTGCTTGAT from Orbaceae bacterium lpD04 encodes:
- a CDS encoding response regulator transcription factor → MINILLIDDDVELSQMLSEYLTNESFKVTAVYTGQEGIDQALSGKFKAVILDIMLPDINGIDVLKNIRQAINIPVIMLTAKGDNIDRVLGLELGADDYVPKPCYPRELLARLRAVLRRVDEQAAQSQGEANSKKYELHNLVLDIPQRQCRWNDVVIELTSTEFNLLALLVKNQDRVVTKEELSEVGLGRARELYDRSVDVHISNIRQKLHQLTKDAVTIETIRAVGYRIR
- a CDS encoding ATP-binding protein gives rise to the protein MNRRLFWKILIIFWGIFYLTFQLTWIGFTFYLESREPRTYYHIPTKVEMIAQLVQISGEQEATNFITHLSEPERGCFFITLFNSQDEHLALTSDTMNDSSFIYQKTAIAPDGLTYLISYQDNDKSYGKGIIFNMPVPMFLMGIAGGLFFSLFLAWNLTRPMKLLREGFYRVSQGDLSVRLFDKLKKRHDELSELALDFDSMVEQLNILISDRQALLHDVSHELRTPLARLQLAIGLAQQNKQNIDNSLQRIELESQRLDTLIGEILNYSRTEISIPLDEYFDLKDLITVVVDDAKYEATPQGIIINFTSAPLIHTIIKGNSEQIRRAVENIIRNAIRFSESGQQIDLVLKESGRYLQIDVSDNGPGVEEHKLSSIFEPFVRIQSPQLGKGYGLGLAIARKIIIMHNGTTQARNKASGGLIMTIKLPYWRA
- a CDS encoding M15 family metallopeptidase; its protein translation is MKKYSLLILMVLPFITMANTIPLEKLIGQFNEKLDQEFVALDSTVLPVNKSGMYLQKEPTEQLIKAYHDFKKQYPNNPFIIVSATRNYNYQNGIWQRKWDTLFPKLKNEQDTAKDILKYSSMPGSSRHHWGTDVDITSVSSDYFRSTKQGEILYQWLLENMPKYGFCQPFSEGREGGYNPEEWHWSYKPIAKNYLQQYKHILQQDDKAIISKLNFAGHNKIKLKALLQEYVLDVSKDCY
- a CDS encoding bifunctional tRNA (adenosine(37)-C2)-methyltransferase TrmG/ribosomal RNA large subunit methyltransferase RlmN, producing MSTNTLDNAQLEPCHLPSANDSSSDKVNLLDFTRPQLREFFKNMGEKPFRADQVMKWMYHFGYDDFELMTDINKTLRDKLKTIAEIKAPEVAQEQRSSDGTIKWALDVGNNQLIECVYIPERDRATLCVSSQVGCALACKFCSTAQQGFNRNLRVAEIIGQVWRASKIIGVTGKLIDRPITNVVMMGMGEPLLNLSNVVPAMEIMLDDFAYGLSKRRVTLSTSGVVPALDKMAGMIDVALAISLHAPNDEIRSQIMPINDKYNMATLRDSIHRYLAVSNANHGKVTIEYVLLNQVNDGVEHAHQLAQFLKNTPCKINLIPWNPFPGAPYSRSSNTRIDRFMKTLMEYGFTVIVRKTRGDDIDAACGQLAGDVLDRTKRTKLVKSTLSQSFIDVRQ